The following coding sequences are from one Sulfitobacter sp. HNIBRBA3233 window:
- a CDS encoding GXGXG domain-containing protein, translated as MQTIDLEADGLRHLNATLQSQVAETNQTAWEILNPRGAHAIAVGLDAPIEVTVKGSTGYYCGGMNSQATVHVEGSVGPGVAENMMSGTVIIDGDASQYAGATGHGGTLVIKGNASSRCGISMKGIDIIVHGNVGHMSAFMAQSGNLVVCGDAGEALGDSIYEARLFVRGSVKSLGADCIEKEMRPEHLTLLAELLERGGCDAKPEEFRRYGSARQLYHFNIDNAY; from the coding sequence ATGCAAACGATTGACCTTGAAGCAGATGGCCTGCGCCACCTGAACGCCACGCTTCAGTCGCAGGTGGCAGAGACGAACCAGACCGCTTGGGAAATCCTCAACCCGCGCGGGGCGCATGCCATCGCGGTAGGTCTGGACGCGCCGATCGAAGTCACCGTGAAAGGCTCGACCGGGTATTACTGCGGCGGCATGAACAGTCAGGCCACCGTCCACGTCGAAGGGTCTGTCGGCCCCGGCGTGGCGGAAAACATGATGTCGGGCACCGTGATAATCGACGGGGATGCGTCGCAATACGCAGGCGCGACGGGCCACGGCGGCACGTTGGTGATCAAGGGCAACGCCTCGTCGCGGTGCGGTATCTCGATGAAGGGGATCGACATCATCGTCCACGGAAACGTGGGCCACATGAGCGCCTTCATGGCCCAGTCGGGCAATCTGGTCGTCTGCGGGGATGCGGGCGAAGCCTTGGGCGACAGCATCTACGAGGCGCGCCTGTTTGTGCGCGGTTCGGTCAAATCGCTCGGGGCCGACTGCATCGAGAAAGAGATGCGCCCGGAACACCTGACGCTGCTGGCGGAGTTGCTGGAGCGGGGCGGATGCGACGCCAAGCCCGAAGAATTCCGACGCTACGGCTCGGCGCGGCAACTCTATCACTTCAACATCGACAATGCGTACTGA
- a CDS encoding FMN-binding glutamate synthase family protein, with protein MKDDPTGAPRTAPIQSATFSDPVNAEIRRAAATGIYDIRGGGAKRKLPHFDDLLFLGASMSRYPLEGYRERCDTNVTLGTRFAQNPVELDIPITIAGMSFGALSGNAKEALGRGATLAGTSTTTGDGGMTEEERGHSKKLVYQYLPSRYGMNPADLRRADAIEIVVGQGAKPGGGGMLLGQKISDRVAEMRNLPKGIDQRSACRHPDWTGPDDLEIKILELREITGWRVPIYIKVGGARPYFDTTLAVKAGADVVVLDGMQGGTAATQDVFIENVGMPTLACIREAVRALQDLDLHREVQLVVSGGIRTGADVAKAMALGADAVAIGTAALIALGDNDPKWEAEYNALGTTAGAYDDWHEGRDPAGITTQDPVLAARLDPVEGGRRLNNYLKVMTLEAQTIARACGKSHLHNLEPEDLCALTLEAAAMTKIPLAGTDWYPGKPGSGF; from the coding sequence ATGAAAGACGATCCCACAGGCGCACCGCGCACCGCGCCGATCCAGTCGGCCACGTTCAGCGATCCCGTGAACGCGGAAATCAGGCGCGCCGCGGCCACGGGCATCTACGACATCCGCGGGGGCGGGGCGAAACGCAAGCTGCCGCATTTCGACGATCTGCTGTTTCTGGGCGCGTCCATGTCGCGCTACCCGCTCGAAGGCTACCGCGAGCGGTGCGATACCAATGTCACGCTTGGCACCCGTTTCGCGCAAAACCCTGTCGAGCTGGATATCCCCATCACCATCGCGGGCATGTCCTTCGGGGCGCTGTCGGGCAACGCCAAGGAAGCACTGGGGCGCGGGGCCACGCTTGCAGGTACGTCGACCACGACAGGCGATGGCGGCATGACCGAGGAAGAGCGCGGCCATTCCAAGAAGCTGGTGTACCAGTATCTGCCAAGCCGCTACGGCATGAACCCCGCCGATCTGCGCCGTGCCGACGCGATCGAGATCGTCGTGGGCCAGGGCGCGAAACCCGGTGGCGGCGGTATGCTTCTGGGCCAGAAGATCAGCGACCGCGTGGCCGAAATGCGCAACCTGCCAAAGGGGATCGACCAGCGGTCGGCCTGTCGCCACCCCGACTGGACGGGCCCAGACGATCTTGAAATCAAGATCCTTGAACTGCGCGAAATCACCGGTTGGCGCGTGCCGATCTACATCAAGGTAGGCGGCGCACGGCCCTATTTCGACACCACGCTGGCGGTCAAGGCGGGCGCGGATGTGGTCGTTCTGGACGGGATGCAGGGCGGTACGGCGGCCACGCAGGATGTGTTCATCGAAAACGTCGGCATGCCGACCCTCGCCTGCATTCGCGAGGCGGTGCGCGCCCTTCAGGATCTGGACCTGCACCGCGAGGTACAGCTGGTCGTCTCGGGCGGGATACGCACCGGCGCGGACGTGGCCAAGGCGATGGCGCTGGGCGCAGACGCCGTGGCCATCGGCACCGCGGCCCTGATCGCACTGGGCGACAACGATCCCAAGTGGGAAGCCGAGTATAACGCCTTGGGCACCACTGCCGGCGCCTACGATGACTGGCACGAAGGCCGCGACCCCGCCGGCATCACGACACAGGACCCGGTGCTTGCCGCGCGGCTCGACCCTGTCGAGGGAGGCAGACGGCTGAACAACTATCTGAAGGTGATGACACTTGAGGCCCAGACCATCGCCCGCGCCTGCGGCAAGAGCCATTTGCACAATCTCGAACCCGAAGACCTTTGTGCGCTGACGCTCGAAGCGGCAGCGATGACCAAGATCCCGCTGGCGGGCACGGACTGGTATCCGGGCAAACCGGGGTCGGGTTTCTAG
- the glnT gene encoding type III glutamate--ammonia ligase, translating into MTKDLAAFAKKTGVKYFMISFTDLFGGQRAKLVPAQAIAEMQENGAGFAGFATWLDMTPADPDMLAVPDPSSVIQLPWKPEVAWVAANCVMEGEDVAQAPRNVLRRLIEEAADEGLHVKTGVEAEYFLLTPEGDRISDPYDTAAKPCYDQQAVMRRYDVVREICDYMLDMGWEAYQNDHEDANGQFEMNWAFDDVLKTADKHSFFKFMTKSVAEKHGFRATFMPKPIEGLTGNGCHVHVSVWDAPGRAAKTNVFAGEGSGQTGEVGLSARGAHFLGGIMKHAKALAAITNPTVNSYKRINAPRTASGATWAPNTVTWTGNNRTHMVRVPAPGRFELRLPDGAANPYLLQAVIIAAGLSGLRTKADPGKRHDIDMYAEGHKVRGAPKLPLNLLDALREFDRDKALKAAMGNAFADSYVKMKTQEWEDFTAHFSQWERDNTLDI; encoded by the coding sequence ATGACCAAGGATCTCGCCGCATTCGCCAAGAAGACCGGCGTCAAATACTTCATGATCTCTTTCACCGATCTCTTCGGCGGACAGCGGGCCAAGCTGGTGCCGGCGCAGGCAATCGCCGAAATGCAGGAAAACGGCGCGGGCTTTGCCGGATTTGCCACATGGCTCGACATGACGCCCGCAGACCCCGACATGCTGGCCGTGCCCGATCCCTCCTCTGTGATCCAGCTGCCCTGGAAACCCGAGGTGGCATGGGTCGCGGCGAATTGCGTGATGGAAGGCGAGGACGTCGCACAGGCACCGCGCAACGTGCTGCGCCGCCTGATCGAGGAAGCGGCGGACGAGGGGCTCCACGTCAAGACCGGGGTAGAGGCCGAATATTTCCTGCTGACGCCCGAAGGCGACCGGATCAGCGATCCCTACGATACGGCGGCCAAGCCATGCTATGACCAGCAAGCTGTCATGCGGCGCTACGACGTGGTCCGCGAAATCTGCGATTACATGCTGGACATGGGATGGGAGGCCTACCAGAACGACCACGAGGACGCGAACGGGCAGTTCGAAATGAACTGGGCTTTCGACGATGTTCTGAAAACCGCCGACAAGCATTCCTTCTTCAAATTCATGACCAAGAGCGTGGCGGAAAAGCACGGCTTCCGCGCGACCTTTATGCCCAAACCCATCGAGGGGCTGACCGGCAACGGCTGCCATGTGCATGTCTCGGTCTGGGACGCGCCGGGGCGTGCCGCGAAAACCAACGTGTTTGCGGGCGAAGGGTCGGGCCAGACCGGCGAGGTTGGGCTGAGCGCGCGGGGCGCGCATTTCCTCGGCGGGATCATGAAACACGCCAAGGCGCTGGCCGCGATCACCAACCCGACGGTCAACAGCTACAAACGCATCAATGCGCCGCGCACTGCATCCGGCGCCACGTGGGCTCCGAATACCGTGACATGGACAGGCAACAACCGCACGCACATGGTGCGCGTCCCGGCACCCGGCCGGTTCGAGCTTCGCCTGCCGGATGGCGCTGCAAACCCCTATCTGCTGCAGGCCGTGATCATTGCCGCGGGGCTCAGCGGGCTGCGGACCAAGGCCGATCCCGGCAAACGGCACGATATCGACATGTACGCCGAGGGGCACAAGGTCCGCGGCGCGCCGAAGCTGCCACTGAACCTGCTGGACGCCCTGCGAGAGTTCGACCGTGACAAGGCCCTGAAGGCGGCGATGGGGAATGCCTTTGCCGATTCCTATGTCAAGATGAAGACGCAGGAGTGGGAGGACTTCACCGCGCATTTCAGCCAGTGGGAGCGTGACAATACGCTCGACATCTAA
- a CDS encoding chemotaxis protein CheB, translated as MRQDNAHPVIAIGGSAGGIGAMQELLAAIRAPLAAPVIIAVHSVAQSKLTEVLQQGSSLTIRRIEDGTVPEPGVIHIVPGGRHAYFRSGKLRLSEDVTDSGFRPSIDMLFMTLAAEYQSRAIAVILSGMLQDGMRGAQVIYDLGGRTVVQNPDDAVYESMPAAVIRADHPRAVLTATELGQWLVDEVGFLED; from the coding sequence ATGCGCCAAGACAACGCACATCCAGTGATCGCAATCGGCGGCTCGGCCGGGGGCATCGGCGCCATGCAGGAACTGCTTGCCGCGATCCGCGCCCCTCTTGCCGCACCCGTTATCATCGCCGTGCATTCGGTCGCGCAATCGAAGCTGACCGAGGTTCTGCAACAGGGATCCTCCCTGACGATCCGGCGGATCGAAGACGGCACTGTTCCCGAACCGGGCGTCATCCACATCGTCCCCGGCGGGCGGCATGCCTATTTCAGATCCGGTAAACTGCGGCTCTCGGAGGATGTCACCGACAGCGGGTTCCGCCCTTCCATCGACATGCTGTTCATGACGCTGGCTGCGGAATACCAGTCGCGCGCCATCGCTGTGATCCTGTCGGGCATGTTGCAGGACGGGATGCGGGGCGCACAGGTGATCTATGATCTGGGCGGTCGCACCGTTGTTCAGAACCCCGATGACGCGGTCTATGAAAGCATGCCTGCGGCAGTGATACGTGCCGATCACCCCCGTGCGGTCCTGACCGCCACCGAGCTGGGCCAATGGCTGGTGGACGAGGTCGGATTTCTCGAAGATTGA
- a CDS encoding Hsp20 family protein → MRNFDFAPLYRTTVGFDQIANLMDRVLTAETSQPSYPPYNIEKLEDDAYRISIAVAGFAESDLSVEVRERALIVSARKAEDTEDRTYLHRGIATRAFERRFHLADHVIVTGASHTNGMLHIELERQVPDALKPRQIEIKSTRRAIAKDVVDAEKVN, encoded by the coding sequence ATGCGCAATTTTGACTTTGCACCACTCTACCGAACAACTGTCGGTTTCGACCAGATCGCAAACCTGATGGACCGTGTGCTGACTGCCGAAACCAGCCAGCCCAGCTATCCGCCCTATAATATCGAGAAGCTGGAAGACGACGCGTACCGCATCTCCATTGCCGTCGCAGGCTTTGCCGAGTCGGACCTGTCCGTCGAAGTGCGTGAGCGTGCGCTGATCGTGTCGGCGCGCAAGGCGGAAGATACCGAAGACCGCACATACCTGCACCGTGGCATTGCGACCCGCGCGTTCGAACGCCGGTTCCATCTGGCCGACCACGTGATCGTGACCGGCGCGAGCCACACCAACGGCATGCTGCACATCGAACTGGAACGTCAGGTGCCCGACGCCCTGAAACCACGCCAGATCGAGATCAAATCGACCCGCCGCGCCATCGCAAAAGACGTGGTCGACGCCGAAAAAGTGAACTGA
- a CDS encoding trypsin-like serine peptidase, with protein MLAALATPAVADSPLVGLDRLEGATPWRAVGRLDIGTSGFCTGTLIAPDLVLTAAHCTVDGEGRPRDASSLRFRAGFRSGHTAAERDVVQIARPAAYDPADANYMTRISNDVALLRLAEPIATHVISPFNVEPLPARDGEVSVVSYGRGRESLPSIQRVCQIVDQFQGVMAMDCDTTFGSSGAPVFRRDGTLFRIVSIVSGGADINGTERTVGMALPDRVAELKETMRAARAGPTPAVRRIGVGNRGAGGAKFLRPGGS; from the coding sequence ATGTTGGCGGCCCTTGCGACGCCTGCCGTTGCCGACAGCCCCCTTGTCGGTCTGGATCGTCTTGAGGGTGCCACGCCGTGGAGAGCGGTCGGCAGGCTCGATATCGGAACGTCCGGTTTTTGCACTGGCACGTTGATCGCTCCCGACCTTGTGCTGACCGCGGCGCATTGCACTGTGGACGGCGAAGGCCGGCCGCGCGACGCATCGAGCTTGCGCTTTCGCGCCGGTTTCCGGTCGGGTCACACCGCGGCCGAGCGTGACGTGGTGCAGATCGCGCGCCCCGCGGCCTACGATCCCGCCGACGCGAATTACATGACGCGGATCTCCAACGACGTGGCGCTGCTGCGTCTCGCAGAGCCGATCGCGACGCACGTGATCTCCCCCTTCAACGTCGAGCCGCTGCCTGCGCGCGATGGCGAGGTCAGCGTCGTATCCTACGGTCGGGGGCGTGAATCGCTCCCCTCGATACAGCGGGTTTGCCAGATTGTTGACCAGTTCCAGGGCGTCATGGCGATGGATTGCGATACGACTTTCGGGTCCTCGGGCGCGCCGGTGTTCCGCCGTGACGGTACCCTGTTCCGGATCGTCTCGATCGTGTCGGGCGGTGCCGATATCAACGGAACCGAGCGCACGGTTGGCATGGCTTTGCCCGACCGTGTGGCGGAACTGAAAGAAACGATGAGGGCGGCCAGGGCCGGGCCCACACCTGCCGTGCGGCGGATCGGCGTGGGCAATCGCGGTGCCGGCGGTGCGAAATTTTTGCGCCCCGGCGGGTCTTGA
- a CDS encoding trypsin-like serine peptidase has protein sequence MTLLFLWLTLTSGAVADDARLKRLDNGDDAKAWEAVGRLDINGSGFCTGALIAPKLVLTAAHCLFDRETGERLNEAHVEFLAGWRNGRAGAYRNVVRAVVHPDYVYNDKLSSTRVRNDLALLELSQPIRNTSIVPFKTASRPREGDSVGVVSYAMDRSEAPSLQEVCKVLARQEGVLVTSCSVNFGSSGAPIFVVEDGVAQIVSVVSAKAEVLGKQVSLGTALGQPLAELQAELVAGNGVYLRGTSAQQRVRVGEERRDTGAKFVKP, from the coding sequence ATGACACTGCTATTTCTCTGGCTGACCCTTACCTCCGGGGCGGTGGCGGATGACGCGCGTCTCAAGCGGCTCGATAACGGTGACGACGCGAAAGCGTGGGAGGCGGTTGGCAGGCTCGACATCAACGGGTCCGGTTTTTGCACCGGCGCACTGATCGCGCCGAAACTTGTCCTGACAGCGGCGCATTGTCTGTTCGATCGCGAAACCGGTGAACGCCTGAACGAAGCCCATGTGGAATTTCTGGCGGGATGGCGCAACGGCAGGGCCGGTGCCTATCGCAACGTGGTCCGCGCCGTGGTGCACCCCGACTATGTCTATAACGACAAGCTGTCGTCGACCCGGGTACGCAACGATCTGGCGCTGCTGGAACTGTCACAGCCGATCCGCAACACATCGATTGTGCCGTTCAAGACCGCCTCGCGTCCGCGCGAAGGCGACAGCGTCGGCGTGGTGAGCTACGCCATGGACCGGTCTGAAGCACCCTCTCTGCAAGAGGTCTGCAAGGTCCTTGCCCGTCAGGAAGGTGTTCTCGTGACGTCCTGTTCGGTCAATTTCGGGTCGAGCGGCGCGCCGATCTTCGTGGTCGAGGACGGCGTGGCGCAGATCGTCTCGGTCGTCTCTGCCAAGGCGGAGGTGTTGGGGAAACAGGTGTCGCTGGGGACCGCACTGGGCCAGCCGCTCGCCGAGCTTCAGGCCGAACTGGTGGCGGGCAATGGCGTGTATCTGCGCGGAACATCGGCACAGCAACGGGTGCGCGTGGGCGAGGAGCGTCGCGACACAGGAGCGAAATTTGTTAAACCTTAG
- the glcF gene encoding glycolate oxidase subunit GlcF, translating to MQTTFTKAQLEDPAIARSNEILRACVHCGFCTATCPTYQVLGDELDSPRGRIYLIKDMLENERVPDAKTVKHIDRCLSCLACMTTCPSGVHYMHLVDHARDYIEQRYKRPLGDRALRWILARILPYPMRFRVALLGAKLGRPFARLMPDARLRAMLEMAPKTIPPVSRNDDPQSFAPLAPKRMRVALMTGCAQKALNTDINDATIRLLTRLGAEVVVAEGAGCCGALTHHMGKTDESHATAARNIRAWVREMHAGGLDAIVINTSGCGTTVKDYGHMFRNHPLAEDAARVAAIAKDVSEVLTDLTETDAQGAPWQPAKEWIAGTDARSRAERPEEGTVVAYHAACSLQHGQQIKTQPKALLKKAGFVIVEPADSHLCCGSAGTYNLMQPEISGQLKARKVRTLEAKNPDIIAAGNIGCMMQIGSAARVPVVHSVELLDWAWGGPKPPALEATPRQDPAIPRLR from the coding sequence ATGCAGACGACATTCACCAAGGCGCAGCTTGAAGATCCGGCCATCGCGCGCAGCAACGAGATATTGCGCGCCTGTGTGCATTGCGGTTTTTGCACGGCCACATGCCCGACCTATCAGGTTCTGGGCGACGAGCTCGACAGTCCCCGGGGGCGTATCTACCTGATCAAGGACATGCTCGAGAACGAAAGGGTGCCGGATGCCAAGACGGTCAAGCATATCGACCGCTGTCTGAGCTGCCTTGCCTGTATGACGACCTGCCCGTCGGGCGTGCATTACATGCATCTGGTCGATCACGCGCGCGACTATATCGAACAGCGCTACAAACGCCCCCTCGGGGACCGTGCGCTGCGCTGGATTCTCGCGCGCATCCTGCCCTACCCGATGCGCTTTCGTGTGGCGCTGCTGGGCGCGAAGCTGGGGCGCCCCTTCGCGCGGCTGATGCCGGACGCAAGGCTGCGCGCCATGCTGGAGATGGCTCCGAAAACCATTCCGCCGGTCAGCAGAAACGATGATCCCCAAAGCTTTGCGCCGCTGGCACCGAAACGGATGCGCGTCGCGTTGATGACGGGCTGCGCGCAGAAGGCGCTGAACACCGATATCAACGATGCGACGATCCGCCTGCTTACACGCCTCGGCGCCGAAGTGGTCGTGGCAGAGGGGGCGGGCTGTTGCGGGGCGTTGACCCACCATATGGGCAAGACCGACGAGAGCCACGCCACCGCTGCGCGCAACATCCGCGCATGGGTCCGCGAGATGCACGCAGGCGGGCTGGACGCGATTGTGATCAATACCTCGGGATGTGGCACAACGGTGAAGGATTACGGGCATATGTTCCGCAATCATCCGCTGGCGGAAGATGCTGCACGGGTGGCCGCGATTGCCAAGGACGTCAGCGAGGTTCTGACCGATCTTACCGAAACCGACGCGCAGGGTGCGCCATGGCAGCCAGCCAAGGAATGGATCGCCGGAACCGACGCGCGAAGCCGCGCCGAGCGCCCCGAGGAAGGCACCGTCGTGGCCTATCATGCCGCGTGTTCGCTTCAGCACGGTCAGCAGATCAAGACGCAGCCGAAGGCGCTTTTGAAGAAAGCGGGATTCGTCATTGTCGAACCTGCGGATTCCCACCTCTGCTGCGGATCGGCAGGCACCTACAACCTGATGCAGCCCGAGATTTCGGGACAGCTCAAGGCGCGCAAGGTCAGGACGCTGGAGGCGAAAAACCCCGATATCATCGCGGCGGGCAATATCGGCTGCATGATGCAGATCGGGTCGGCCGCGCGGGTGCCGGTGGTACACTCCGTCGAGCTTCTGGATTGGGCGTGGGGCGGGCCAAAGCCGCCCGCGCTGGAGGCGACCCCGCGTCAGGATCCGGCAATTCCCCGTCTGCGATAA
- a CDS encoding FAD-binding protein, whose protein sequence is MHLPQDEAALAEIVRAANAPLSLRGGGTRGVEAEGDPLSTSAMDGIVLYEPGAMTMVAQPGTPVARIEEALAAENQRLAFEPMDHRPLLGTSGTPTIGGVMSANVSGPRRISVGAARDFLLGVRFVDGTGQIIKNGGRVMKNVTGYDLVKLLSGAHGTLGVLSEVSFKTQPLPETEATLVLRGLSDGDAVAVLARALSSPFEVSGAAHDPAQGETMLRLEGFAPSVSYRCQALRDHLRIDDIDVEGAQESAARWTAVRDVETFAKAQGDIWRISCKPSEGPMLAQRSGAQGVFYDWAGGLVWLHTEAGYDLRSALGDFGGHATLVRGSGQPRFQPEPEGVARLTAGIRARFDPRGILNKGLMG, encoded by the coding sequence ATGCACCTTCCACAAGACGAAGCGGCCCTCGCCGAGATTGTCAGAGCGGCGAATGCGCCGCTGAGCCTGCGGGGCGGCGGAACGCGCGGGGTGGAGGCAGAAGGCGATCCGCTCAGCACCAGTGCGATGGACGGTATCGTGCTCTATGAACCCGGTGCGATGACGATGGTTGCCCAACCGGGCACGCCGGTCGCCCGGATCGAAGAGGCGCTTGCCGCGGAAAACCAGCGGCTCGCATTCGAGCCGATGGATCACCGGCCGCTTCTGGGCACCTCCGGTACGCCGACAATCGGCGGTGTGATGTCGGCCAATGTGTCGGGGCCGCGTCGCATTTCCGTGGGCGCCGCGCGCGATTTCCTTCTGGGTGTGCGGTTCGTGGACGGGACGGGGCAGATCATCAAGAACGGTGGCCGCGTGATGAAGAATGTCACCGGCTACGACTTGGTAAAGCTGTTGTCCGGCGCACATGGCACCTTGGGTGTCCTAAGCGAGGTTTCCTTCAAGACGCAGCCGCTTCCCGAGACTGAGGCGACGCTGGTCCTTCGCGGCTTGTCGGACGGCGATGCGGTCGCGGTTCTGGCCCGCGCGCTGAGCAGCCCCTTCGAGGTCTCCGGCGCCGCCCATGATCCGGCGCAGGGCGAAACCATGCTGCGTCTGGAAGGCTTCGCACCGTCTGTATCCTATCGTTGTCAGGCGTTGAGGGATCATTTGCGAATAGATGATATCGATGTCGAAGGCGCGCAGGAGAGCGCCGCGCGCTGGACAGCCGTACGCGACGTCGAAACATTTGCAAAGGCGCAGGGGGATATATGGCGGATCTCGTGCAAGCCGTCAGAGGGGCCCATGCTGGCGCAGCGGTCGGGCGCGCAGGGTGTTTTCTACGACTGGGCCGGCGGTCTTGTCTGGCTGCATACAGAGGCAGGGTATGATCTGCGGTCTGCGCTGGGCGATTTCGGTGGCCATGCGACCCTCGTGCGGGGCAGCGGGCAGCCGCGCTTCCAGCCGGAACCGGAAGGCGTGGCAAGGTTGACCGCTGGCATTCGCGCACGTTTCGATCCGCGCGGGATATTGAACAAGGGTTTGATGGGATGA
- a CDS encoding FAD-linked oxidase C-terminal domain-containing protein, translating to MEMPDPNPEILRIKDRVVARLRKVLPDDAVIDDVAETRAYECDALTAYRCPPMVAVLPSTTEEVSDVLRICHEEGVPVVPRGSGTSLAGGALPTADCVILGVARMNDVLETDYDNRFIRVQTGRTNLSVTGAVEEEGFFYAPDPSSQLACAIAGNIAMNSGGAHCLKYGVTTNNLLGVRMVLMDGEIVEIGGAHLDAGGLDLLGLVCGSEGQLGVVTEATLRILHKPEGARPVLMGFDDNAVAGECVSDIIRAGVLPVAIEFMDRPCIEATEAFAKAGYPMCEALLIVEVEGSDAEIDHQLGLITEIARRHNPVELRESRSAEESAAIWLGRKSAFGAMGQINDYMCLDGTIPVSSLPHVLRRIGEMSESYGLKVGNVFHAGDGNMHPLILFDANKPGDLELCEAFGADILKLCVEVGGCLTGEHGVGIEKRDLMHVQFAPADLEAQMAVKDVFDPDWLLNPAKVFPLDASGARRTVRVAAE from the coding sequence ATGGAAATGCCAGATCCCAATCCGGAAATTCTGCGGATAAAGGACAGGGTTGTCGCCCGTCTTCGCAAGGTGCTTCCCGATGACGCGGTGATCGACGATGTTGCCGAGACGCGCGCCTATGAATGCGATGCGCTGACCGCGTACCGCTGTCCGCCGATGGTTGCTGTCCTGCCCTCCACCACCGAAGAGGTCTCTGACGTCCTTCGTATTTGCCACGAAGAGGGCGTGCCGGTGGTGCCGCGTGGATCCGGGACGTCGCTGGCAGGCGGTGCGCTGCCGACAGCCGATTGCGTGATTCTCGGTGTGGCGCGGATGAATGACGTTCTGGAGACGGATTATGACAACCGCTTCATCCGGGTACAGACCGGCCGCACGAACCTCAGCGTGACCGGTGCTGTCGAGGAAGAGGGATTTTTCTACGCGCCGGACCCGTCGAGCCAGCTTGCCTGCGCGATCGCGGGCAACATTGCGATGAATTCGGGCGGTGCGCACTGTCTGAAGTACGGGGTGACGACGAACAACCTTCTGGGCGTCAGGATGGTCCTGATGGATGGCGAAATCGTCGAGATCGGGGGCGCCCATCTGGATGCGGGCGGACTGGATCTTCTGGGTCTTGTGTGCGGCTCGGAAGGGCAGCTTGGCGTCGTGACCGAAGCGACCCTGCGTATTCTGCACAAGCCGGAAGGCGCGCGGCCGGTGCTGATGGGCTTCGATGACAACGCCGTCGCCGGGGAATGCGTGAGCGATATCATCCGCGCAGGCGTTCTGCCCGTCGCGATCGAATTCATGGACCGCCCCTGCATCGAGGCCACGGAAGCCTTTGCCAAAGCCGGTTATCCGATGTGCGAAGCGCTGCTGATCGTCGAGGTCGAAGGATCCGATGCCGAGATCGACCACCAGCTGGGTCTGATCACGGAAATCGCGCGCCGCCACAATCCTGTGGAGCTGCGCGAGAGCCGCTCGGCCGAGGAATCCGCCGCCATCTGGCTTGGCCGCAAAAGCGCCTTCGGCGCGATGGGGCAGATCAACGACTACATGTGTCTCGACGGAACCATTCCCGTGTCGTCCTTGCCGCATGTCCTGCGCCGCATCGGCGAGATGAGCGAGAGCTACGGCCTGAAGGTGGGCAACGTCTTTCACGCCGGTGACGGCAACATGCATCCGCTGATCCTGTTTGATGCCAACAAACCCGGCGATCTCGAGCTGTGCGAGGCTTTCGGCGCGGATATTCTCAAGCTTTGCGTCGAGGTCGGTGGTTGCCTGACCGGTGAGCACGGCGTCGGGATCGAAAAGCGCGACCTGATGCATGTGCAGTTTGCGCCTGCCGACCTTGAAGCGCAGATGGCGGTCAAGGATGTTTTCGATCCCGACTGGCTGCTGAACCCGGCAAAAGTGTTTCCGCTGGACGCCTCCGGAGCGCGCCGGACGGTCAGGGTCGCAGCGGAATAG